Part of the Cardinium endosymbiont of Culicoides punctatus genome, GGTAACCATGCAGTGCCTAGAAGAACTAGGGATTGCTCACCTTGCTAAACGGCAAATTGGAGAATTATCTGGGGGACAACAGCAACGGGTATTTTTAGCTAGGTCGCTCGCTCAAGATGCAGACTTGTATTTTATGGATGAGCCTTTCACTGGTATAGACGCTACTACGGAAAAAACTATTGTTACGCTATTAAAAAAAATGGTAGCAGCAGGAAAGACTATTGTAGTGGTACACCACGATTTGGGATCTATATATGAATATTTCGATTGGCTTGTATTATTGAATCATAAGCTTATAGCTGTTGGTATAACAAAAGATGTGTTCACCAATAAATTATTGGAGCAAACGTATGGAAGTAAGTTCCCATGTTTCCGAGAATACTCAGATATATGTAAATTCTGATTTTTGATTCAGATGAATGATCGCTTTTCAACTACCTTATGTTCTGTATAAAAATAGTATTATACAGCTATGCTGTATACGGTAAAAATTAAAGATGTCTTGGTCATTACGTTTATTATGACTTC contains:
- a CDS encoding metal ABC transporter ATP-binding protein yields the protein MMHQETNIVHIQDLTVAYTGNKIVLDKISFSLPSCKIIGVVGPNGAGKSTLLKAAMGLITYQKGNISLFGNPIEKVRKRISYVPQKESVDWDFPASVFDIALLGRYNRLRLLERPTKIDKEVTMQCLEELGIAHLAKRQIGELSGGQQQRVFLARSLAQDADLYFMDEPFTGIDATTEKTIVTLLKKMVAAGKTIVVVHHDLGSIYEYFDWLVLLNHKLIAVGITKDVFTNKLLEQTYGSKFPCFREYSDICKF